The Deinococcus sp. Marseille-Q6407 genome has a window encoding:
- a CDS encoding type 4a pilus biogenesis protein PilO translates to MTKNRLEPKYIFFITLALSFLVLGLWYTFRYQARQQEITTLKSDIEAADLKATQYRQAQAQLPALRKEVAGLRTERAEFVAALPQKNEMGQLLSDMRSSAQATGAEIQSVNVAAGAPTNDLPGGVRPIPISMTLAGTYGEVFRTLRAMETMNRFTTIEQLTVQAPQATSFDPNLTGAINMTVYTFDPSQAASPAAAAAPNDTASGAAANEQVASETAASDAGTGATPTAAPTQGGAQ, encoded by the coding sequence ATGACCAAGAATCGCCTCGAACCCAAATACATCTTTTTTATTACTCTGGCGCTCTCGTTTCTGGTGCTGGGCCTGTGGTACACCTTCCGTTATCAGGCCCGCCAGCAGGAGATCACCACTCTGAAATCCGATATCGAAGCGGCTGATCTCAAAGCTACCCAGTACCGTCAGGCACAGGCCCAGTTGCCTGCGCTGCGGAAAGAGGTGGCTGGCCTGCGCACCGAGCGTGCCGAATTCGTGGCTGCACTCCCGCAGAAAAACGAGATGGGTCAGCTGCTGAGCGACATGCGCTCCAGTGCCCAGGCCACCGGCGCTGAAATCCAGAGCGTCAATGTGGCCGCAGGTGCGCCTACCAATGATCTGCCTGGCGGCGTGCGGCCCATCCCCATTTCCATGACTCTGGCCGGCACCTACGGCGAGGTGTTCCGTACCCTACGCGCCATGGAAACCATGAACCGCTTTACCACCATTGAGCAGCTGACAGTGCAAGCACCGCAGGCCACCAGCTTTGACCCCAATCTGACCGGCGCAATTAACATGACGGTCTACACTTTTGACCCGTCACAGGCTGCGTCCCCAGCCGCTGCCGCCGCTCCCAACGACACGGCCAGCGGTGCAGCAGCCAACGAGCAGGTGGCCAGTGAGACCGCGGCCAGCGATGCGGGAACTGGCGCCACGCCCACAGCGGCCCCGACCCAAGGAGGCGCACAATGA
- the miaA gene encoding tRNA (adenosine(37)-N6)-dimethylallyltransferase MiaA, with product MLSPSTPALPVLTAPTAAGKSALALELAQEFGLDLISADAFTVYRGLDIGTAKPSRADRARVPHHLMDVAEVTESYDVARWVAAAEEVAAELLAQGRRPLVVGGTGFYLQALTQGLPLAPAADPAVRAQLESELQERGLDALLAEIAAVRPDQLPRMERNPRRAVRALEVFRRTGQFPADFGRRPPRFAAQVFAFSPPLPQLEAHITERTQALLQAGWPQEAQWLAEQVSAEARPLPTAWQALGYREALALARGELSLPQAAEAISTATRRYAKRQRTFLRTQLGAPLLEPDAARAALRAWLAERPQEWQG from the coding sequence ATGCTCTCCCCCTCTACCCCTGCCTTGCCGGTCCTGACGGCACCGACCGCCGCCGGCAAATCGGCCCTGGCGCTGGAACTGGCGCAGGAGTTTGGCCTGGACCTGATCAGCGCCGACGCGTTCACGGTGTACCGGGGGCTGGATATCGGCACCGCCAAGCCCAGCCGCGCCGACCGCGCCCGGGTGCCGCACCACCTGATGGACGTGGCCGAGGTGACCGAGTCCTACGACGTGGCCCGCTGGGTGGCCGCCGCCGAGGAGGTGGCTGCAGAGCTGCTGGCGCAGGGCCGCCGCCCGCTGGTGGTGGGCGGCACCGGCTTTTACCTGCAGGCGCTGACGCAGGGGCTGCCGCTGGCCCCGGCTGCCGACCCGGCGGTGCGGGCACAGCTGGAAAGCGAGTTGCAGGAACGCGGCCTGGACGCCCTGCTGGCTGAAATTGCCGCCGTGCGCCCCGACCAGCTGCCGCGCATGGAGCGCAACCCGCGCCGGGCCGTGCGGGCGCTGGAAGTGTTTCGCCGCACCGGGCAGTTTCCGGCCGATTTCGGCCGCCGCCCGCCCCGCTTCGCCGCGCAGGTATTCGCCTTCAGCCCGCCGCTGCCGCAGCTGGAAGCCCACATCACAGAACGCACCCAGGCGCTGCTGCAAGCCGGCTGGCCGCAGGAGGCACAGTGGCTGGCCGAGCAGGTTTCCGCAGAGGCGCGGCCGCTGCCCACCGCTTGGCAAGCCCTGGGCTACCGCGAGGCGCTGGCACTGGCACGCGGCGAACTGAGCCTGCCGCAGGCCGCAGAAGCCATCTCCACAGCCACCCGCCGCTACGCCAAGCGGCAGCGCACCTTTCTGCGCACCCAGTTGGGCGCCCCGCTGCTGGAACCTGATGCGGCCCGCGCCGCGCTGCGGGCCTGGTTGGCCGAAAGGCCGCAAGAATGGCAAGGCTGA
- a CDS encoding 23S rRNA (pseudouridine(1915)-N(3))-methyltransferase RlmH, translated as MRLHLITVGEPKLKYARLGWEEYEKRLHRYHRVQVTRVSGKTQQAESAAVLKAAGRAPLVLLDPRGREFSSEGLSEWLDAQALGGTGELAFAIGGPEGHTDELRAGAARLWSFGQLTLPHDLAMVVLLEALYRASTISAGEPYHRG; from the coding sequence ATGCGCCTGCACCTGATTACCGTGGGAGAACCCAAGCTGAAATACGCGCGGCTGGGCTGGGAAGAATACGAAAAACGCCTGCACCGCTACCACCGGGTGCAGGTGACCCGGGTCAGCGGCAAAACCCAGCAGGCCGAAAGTGCGGCGGTCCTGAAAGCCGCTGGCCGCGCCCCGCTGGTGCTGCTGGACCCGCGCGGGCGCGAGTTCAGCTCGGAAGGGCTCAGCGAGTGGCTGGACGCTCAGGCGCTGGGCGGCACCGGCGAGCTGGCTTTTGCCATTGGCGGACCGGAGGGCCACACCGACGAACTACGCGCTGGGGCGGCCCGGCTCTGGAGTTTCGGGCAGCTGACCTTGCCGCACGACCTGGCAATGGTGGTGCTGCTCGAAGCCCTTTACCGCGCCAGCACCATCAGCGCCGGCGAGCCTTACCATCGCGGCTAG
- a CDS encoding ComF family protein, giving the protein MRDRLEQLLRLALPRACPGCGGQLGAEAGLCRACRAALRPRAERHSVLCPTPTPHLVSFGRYQGPARRAVRALKYGQAREVAGALGPLLASAVPADWQVVGVVPVPLHPSRERERGYNQAGLLAAALADVLEVPYAPAALRRIQRTRQQAKLSGEDRRQNVAGAFAADASQLSEGAVLLVDDVLTTGSTLLACRAALQAQGVEQFYYAVAAH; this is encoded by the coding sequence ATGCGAGACCGGCTGGAACAGCTGCTGCGCCTGGCCTTGCCCCGCGCCTGCCCCGGCTGCGGCGGGCAACTGGGCGCCGAGGCGGGGCTGTGCCGGGCCTGCCGGGCAGCGCTGCGGCCACGCGCCGAGCGGCACTCGGTGCTGTGCCCCACACCCACGCCGCATCTGGTCAGCTTCGGGCGGTATCAGGGGCCGGCGCGGCGCGCGGTACGGGCGCTGAAATACGGTCAGGCGCGGGAAGTGGCCGGGGCGCTGGGCCCACTACTCGCCTCGGCGGTGCCGGCAGACTGGCAGGTGGTGGGCGTGGTGCCGGTGCCGCTGCATCCCAGCCGGGAGCGCGAACGCGGGTACAACCAGGCCGGTCTGCTGGCTGCCGCCCTGGCCGACGTGCTGGAAGTGCCCTACGCGCCGGCCGCCCTGCGCCGTATTCAGCGTACCCGGCAGCAGGCCAAACTCAGCGGTGAGGACCGCCGCCAGAATGTGGCAGGCGCCTTTGCCGCCGACGCCTCGCAACTTTCAGAAGGAGCGGTGCTGTTGGTCGACGATGTGCTCACCACCGGCAGCACCCTGCTGGCCTGCCGCGCCGCACTGCAAGCACAGGGCGTGGAGCAGTTCTATTACGCGGTGGCCGCGCACTGA
- the aroC gene encoding chorismate synthase, with translation MRFLTAGESHGPRLTAIIEGLPSQLPLGKADIDPWLRKRQGGYGRGRRMVIETDEAQLMSGVRGGVTTGAPVTLDIENRDFRNWTEIMDPAAGNWPRKKALTDARPGHADLSGGIKYRHKDLRDVLERASARETAARVAVGAVALKLLGELGIEGANFVRRLASVEVESPFSWDHLEAIENSDLRTWDEEAAAQMRELIDQAKVGGDTLGGILEVRFRGLPVGLGSFTHWDRKLDGQIAGAVMSVQAMKGVEIGQAFENASRPGSGVHDALYPDEEKGYRRETNGAGGLEGGMTNGEELIVRVAMKPIATLMKPLPTVNVVTHEASDAARERSDTTAVPAAGVILQCVIGWVLAEAVLEKFGGDTLPELQERVAAARAYAAEY, from the coding sequence ATGCGCTTTCTGACCGCCGGAGAGTCCCATGGACCGCGCCTGACCGCCATCATTGAGGGCCTGCCCTCGCAGCTGCCGCTCGGCAAGGCCGACATTGACCCTTGGCTGAGAAAGCGGCAGGGCGGCTACGGCCGGGGCCGGCGCATGGTGATCGAAACCGACGAGGCGCAGCTGATGAGCGGTGTGCGCGGCGGCGTGACCACCGGAGCGCCGGTCACGCTGGACATCGAAAACCGCGACTTTCGCAACTGGACCGAGATCATGGACCCGGCAGCCGGCAACTGGCCGCGCAAAAAGGCCCTGACCGACGCCCGCCCCGGCCACGCTGACCTGAGCGGCGGCATCAAGTACCGCCACAAGGACCTGCGCGATGTGCTGGAGCGGGCCTCGGCACGTGAGACGGCGGCGCGGGTGGCGGTGGGCGCCGTGGCCCTCAAGCTGCTGGGCGAGCTGGGCATTGAGGGCGCCAATTTCGTGCGGCGGCTGGCCTCGGTGGAGGTGGAGTCACCTTTCAGCTGGGACCACTTAGAGGCCATCGAGAACAGCGACCTGCGTACCTGGGACGAAGAGGCGGCCGCGCAGATGCGGGAACTGATCGACCAGGCCAAGGTGGGCGGCGACACCCTGGGGGGCATTCTGGAAGTGCGCTTCCGGGGACTGCCGGTGGGCCTGGGCAGCTTCACCCACTGGGACCGCAAGCTGGACGGGCAGATTGCCGGCGCCGTGATGAGCGTGCAGGCCATGAAAGGCGTGGAAATCGGCCAGGCCTTCGAGAACGCTTCACGCCCCGGCAGCGGGGTCCACGACGCCCTGTACCCGGATGAAGAGAAAGGCTACCGCCGCGAGACCAACGGCGCGGGCGGCCTAGAAGGCGGCATGACCAACGGCGAGGAACTGATTGTGCGGGTCGCCATGAAGCCGATTGCCACCCTGATGAAACCGCTGCCCACCGTGAACGTGGTCACCCACGAGGCCAGCGACGCCGCCCGCGAGCGCAGCGACACCACCGCCGTGCCGGCCGCCGGGGTGATTTTGCAGTGCGTGATCGGCTGGGTGCTGGCCGAAGCGGTACTGGAAAAGTTCGGCGGCGACACCCTGCCGGAATTGCAGGAGCGGGTGGCCGCTGCGCGGGCCTACGCAGCGGAGTACTAG
- the glgC gene encoding glucose-1-phosphate adenylyltransferase — protein MKPRVLGMILAGGQGSRLAPLTAQRSKPSVPFASKYRIIDFAINNLINSGIFSVYVLTQYKAQSLTEHISRGWRFGTFLPDYFITVVPAQMTLYEELGPAWYRGTADAVYQNLNLVRDFDADYVAILSGDHIYKMNLEDMLQKHIESKADISIAAYPMPRSEAHRFGVMQVDGAGRIEEFLEKPADPPGMPGDPDMALTSMGNYIFSRKALMELLDISINDEKPGFDFGQDVIPTALRSDYRVQSYDFHQNPIPGQELPNTYWRDVGTIDAYFEASMDLVSVKPDFGLYNPKWPLRTSSEFSPPAKFVHESEGRKGQAFNTILAGGVIISGGTVRDSVISRDVRINSYSLVEQCVLFDGVEVGRGAQLKRVIVDKDVCIPANARIGYDLEEDRARGFTVSEGGVVVVPKGYQFSRN, from the coding sequence ATGAAACCACGTGTACTCGGAATGATTCTGGCCGGCGGCCAGGGCTCGCGCCTCGCGCCCCTCACCGCGCAGCGCTCTAAGCCCTCGGTGCCGTTTGCCAGCAAATACCGCATCATCGATTTCGCCATCAACAACCTGATCAATTCGGGCATTTTCTCGGTGTATGTGCTGACGCAGTACAAGGCACAGAGCCTGACCGAGCACATCTCGCGTGGCTGGCGTTTCGGCACCTTCCTGCCCGACTACTTCATCACGGTGGTGCCGGCGCAGATGACGCTGTACGAGGAACTGGGCCCGGCCTGGTACCGCGGCACCGCCGACGCGGTCTATCAGAACCTGAATCTGGTGCGCGACTTCGACGCCGACTACGTGGCGATTCTCAGCGGTGACCACATCTACAAGATGAACCTCGAAGACATGCTGCAAAAGCACATCGAGTCCAAGGCCGATATCTCCATCGCCGCCTACCCGATGCCGCGCAGCGAGGCGCACCGCTTCGGAGTGATGCAGGTGGACGGGGCCGGCCGCATCGAGGAATTTCTGGAAAAGCCCGCCGACCCGCCCGGCATGCCCGGTGACCCCGATATGGCGCTGACCAGCATGGGCAATTACATCTTCAGCCGCAAAGCCCTGATGGAACTGCTGGACATCTCCATCAACGACGAGAAACCCGGCTTCGACTTCGGGCAGGACGTGATTCCCACCGCGCTACGGAGTGATTACCGGGTGCAGTCCTACGACTTTCACCAGAACCCCATTCCCGGTCAGGAGCTGCCCAACACCTACTGGCGCGACGTGGGCACCATCGACGCCTACTTCGAGGCCAGCATGGATCTGGTGTCGGTCAAGCCTGATTTCGGGCTCTACAACCCCAAGTGGCCGCTGCGTACCAGCAGCGAGTTCAGCCCGCCGGCCAAGTTCGTGCATGAATCCGAGGGCCGTAAGGGCCAGGCCTTCAACACCATCCTGGCCGGGGGCGTCATCATCTCGGGCGGCACGGTGCGCGACTCGGTGATCAGCCGCGACGTGCGGATCAATTCCTACTCACTGGTCGAGCAGTGCGTGCTGTTCGACGGGGTGGAAGTGGGCCGCGGCGCCCAGCTGAAACGCGTGATTGTAGACAAGGACGTGTGCATTCCCGCCAACGCCCGCATCGGCTACGACCTGGAAGAAGACCGCGCCCGTGGCTTTACCGTCAGCGAAGGCGGCGTGGTGGTGGTGCCCAAGGGCTACCAGTTCAGCCGCAACTGA
- a CDS encoding type II secretion system protein GspD, producing the protein MKYATALFVTAALGLGAAQPAPVSASAPASAASQPQNTAPNAAPSTTNADPSLSPAAITIETGRYQGPLSSLLGAIAQAAGYELVLEVNVDTLAASGGEGQNAQAARPVAYSFRNKPFNEVWPLLMDVYGLNYEIVRLGDQQVIRVNNTLTQRVVDLEAADPNYVVGRAEVFFGSVTSRFQNQSTSSANGNASSQGTTTSNSQGGQSSSTSNGSASGSADSKYGANSVIYNNKFETESLKVIADNVGKKVIIRGYNKEVRDVERFVRSLDQAAVAQRREQLSRYGNAVNSNKREIYIANNGAGNIGEFLSNQYPALSVTVLPNSAGLLIEGNTAVVDDALALLRQIDPAPGQITQRVFQLVNASADDLATTLMVTLARDLTANGNGANTGNTAATSTNGNTGTGTNGNNNSGNTPVNVNVGTASPSSAAAPRADMATILPDARTNTLIVRGTPAQVAQIAELIPTLDRAVPQINLQVRIQEITESAQRSLGVDWRAGFGGFNVGLISSGSSPTGLTASFDFDPTRSLVGFNIFPTLNALETQSQAKRVYDGVITMQSGQRSLGSSATNGSRNASDTAAASIKSGGKLELNIPGGDGKTIEKVIDYGVILDFFEPTVAPDGTITLRVRGQVNDLQNQDAITPGALPYLLRFSNSEAQTRISFKPGETVLLSGLLGTTENNTKAGLPFLSMIPGLGAAAGNQATNRNSTQMLFIITGDIVN; encoded by the coding sequence ATGAAATACGCAACTGCCCTGTTTGTCACGGCCGCCCTGGGCCTGGGTGCGGCCCAGCCGGCCCCGGTGTCGGCCTCCGCTCCTGCTTCTGCCGCTTCCCAGCCGCAGAATACGGCCCCGAACGCTGCTCCCAGCACCACCAACGCCGACCCGTCCCTCTCGCCGGCCGCCATCACCATCGAAACCGGCCGCTATCAGGGTCCGCTGTCCAGCCTGCTGGGCGCCATTGCCCAGGCCGCCGGCTACGAACTGGTGCTGGAAGTCAATGTGGACACCCTGGCTGCTAGCGGGGGCGAAGGCCAAAATGCCCAGGCCGCCCGCCCGGTCGCCTACTCCTTCCGCAACAAGCCCTTCAACGAAGTGTGGCCGCTGCTGATGGACGTGTACGGGCTCAACTATGAAATCGTTCGTCTGGGTGATCAGCAAGTCATTCGAGTAAACAACACTTTGACCCAACGAGTAGTTGATCTGGAAGCAGCTGATCCCAATTACGTTGTGGGACGTGCAGAAGTTTTCTTTGGAAGCGTAACTAGTCGCTTCCAGAACCAAAGTACTTCCAGTGCTAACGGAAATGCCAGTAGTCAAGGAACCACCACTAGTAATAGCCAAGGTGGACAGAGCTCTTCTACTAGTAACGGGAGCGCCTCAGGTTCTGCAGATTCCAAATATGGCGCTAATAGCGTTATCTACAATAATAAGTTCGAGACAGAAAGCCTAAAAGTTATAGCCGACAACGTAGGTAAGAAAGTTATTATCCGAGGATACAATAAAGAAGTTCGCGACGTTGAACGTTTTGTAAGAAGCTTGGATCAAGCGGCAGTTGCCCAGCGCCGCGAACAATTGAGCCGCTATGGCAACGCAGTGAATTCGAACAAAAGAGAGATATATATTGCTAATAATGGCGCCGGCAATATTGGCGAATTTCTCTCTAATCAATATCCAGCTCTAAGCGTTACTGTGCTACCCAACAGCGCTGGTCTGCTCATTGAAGGCAATACCGCCGTGGTGGACGACGCATTGGCATTACTACGTCAAATTGATCCGGCCCCCGGTCAGATCACCCAGCGGGTCTTCCAGCTGGTGAACGCCAGTGCGGACGATCTGGCGACTACCCTGATGGTGACGCTCGCCCGTGATCTGACTGCAAACGGTAATGGGGCAAACACAGGGAACACCGCAGCCACGAGTACAAACGGCAATACTGGTACGGGCACCAATGGCAACAATAATTCAGGAAACACCCCGGTCAATGTCAACGTCGGCACGGCTTCTCCCAGCAGTGCTGCAGCCCCCCGCGCCGACATGGCAACCATCTTGCCTGACGCCCGCACCAACACACTGATCGTGCGCGGCACCCCGGCGCAGGTGGCCCAGATTGCCGAACTGATTCCCACCCTCGACCGCGCTGTTCCGCAGATCAACCTGCAAGTGCGTATCCAGGAAATCACCGAATCGGCCCAGCGCTCCCTGGGTGTGGACTGGCGCGCCGGTTTTGGTGGCTTCAATGTGGGCCTGATTAGCAGTGGATCGTCGCCCACCGGACTGACCGCCAGCTTCGACTTCGATCCCACCCGTTCGCTGGTCGGCTTCAACATCTTCCCCACCCTGAATGCTCTGGAAACCCAGTCCCAGGCCAAGCGGGTTTACGACGGAGTCATCACCATGCAGAGCGGACAACGCAGCCTGGGCAGCTCCGCCACCAACGGCAGCCGCAACGCTTCAGATACCGCCGCCGCTTCTATCAAGTCGGGTGGCAAGCTGGAACTGAACATCCCCGGCGGGGACGGCAAGACCATCGAAAAAGTCATCGATTACGGGGTTATTCTCGACTTTTTCGAGCCGACGGTGGCGCCTGACGGCACCATCACCCTGCGGGTCCGTGGACAGGTGAATGATCTGCAGAACCAGGACGCCATTACTCCGGGTGCCCTGCCCTATCTGCTCCGTTTCAGCAACTCGGAAGCCCAGACGCGGATTTCCTTCAAGCCGGGCGAAACCGTCTTGCTGTCGGGCCTGCTGGGGACCACCGAAAACAATACCAAGGCCGGCCTGCCATTCTTGTCCATGATTCCTGGTCTGGGGGCCGCAGCAGGAAACCAGGCCACCAACCGCAACTCTACCCAGATGCTGTTCATCATCACCGGCGATATCGTCAACTGA
- a CDS encoding DUF1684 domain-containing protein produces the protein MTDPAPADPGPASSGAAEASWRTALLAWRAAREQAFREGRGPLQGAALAAFTGLHHYAPDPAWVWALPVQRLGTFPAEVSFPTSDGRTKWWGAFGQVTPRLPGAGPVTLTLYTPLGEEQPRQAFLPFRDATSGQETYGLGRYLDVPLAWDGEQVTASLDFNRAYQPSCAYADGFSCPLPPQEHWLSVPVPAGERLP, from the coding sequence GTGACCGACCCGGCCCCGGCCGATCCCGGTCCGGCCAGTTCCGGCGCGGCTGAGGCCAGCTGGCGCACAGCACTGCTGGCCTGGCGTGCGGCGCGGGAGCAGGCTTTCCGGGAGGGCCGTGGTCCCTTGCAGGGCGCGGCTTTGGCAGCGTTCACGGGCCTGCACCATTACGCGCCGGACCCGGCCTGGGTCTGGGCCCTGCCGGTGCAGCGTCTGGGCACCTTTCCGGCCGAGGTCTCTTTTCCCACCAGTGACGGCCGCACCAAATGGTGGGGCGCGTTCGGACAGGTCACGCCCCGGCTGCCGGGCGCCGGCCCAGTCACCCTGACCCTTTACACCCCGCTGGGCGAGGAACAGCCCCGGCAGGCTTTCCTGCCGTTCCGCGACGCGACCAGCGGCCAAGAAACCTACGGCCTGGGCCGCTACCTGGACGTACCGCTGGCCTGGGACGGCGAGCAGGTGACGGCAAGTCTGGATTTCAACCGGGCCTATCAGCCCAGCTGCGCTTACGCCGACGGCTTCAGCTGCCCGCTGCCCCCGCAGGAACACTGGCTGAGCGTGCCGGTGCCGGCCGGTGAGCGGCTGCCCTGA
- a CDS encoding fimbrial assembly protein, with translation MVEVNLLPASQRRQGSSGGQGWLIAAAATGLLSLGLIAGLELYYASQISGLRTDLDRLNGEIAALQPDKTEFDKLRSEKTELEQVTSVARTLREGKSYWSNDLAAFTAQMPAGGSVALNSLDMHPAAQQTPDMQQSGVEGGSVSREFLIGGTARTAQAVVDLLNGFESNPKFGIVFQGMQRKEAENKASPYTFSASVGVAGAVPAGGDSISPSAVGSKAANAAPAAPAPAAPAPAASTPAAESAPAAPAGEN, from the coding sequence GTGGTTGAAGTCAATCTCTTACCGGCTTCACAGCGCCGCCAGGGTAGCTCAGGGGGGCAGGGCTGGCTGATTGCCGCCGCCGCGACCGGCCTGCTGAGTCTGGGCCTGATTGCGGGGTTGGAGTTGTATTACGCCTCGCAGATTAGCGGGCTGCGGACCGATCTGGACCGGCTGAACGGCGAGATTGCCGCGTTACAGCCGGACAAGACCGAGTTCGACAAGCTGCGCTCCGAGAAAACCGAACTGGAGCAGGTTACCAGTGTGGCCCGCACCCTGCGCGAAGGCAAAAGCTACTGGAGCAACGACCTGGCAGCCTTTACCGCGCAGATGCCGGCCGGGGGCAGCGTGGCCCTGAACAGTCTGGACATGCACCCGGCCGCTCAGCAGACGCCCGATATGCAGCAAAGCGGTGTGGAAGGTGGCAGCGTCAGCCGCGAATTCTTGATTGGCGGAACGGCACGCACGGCCCAGGCGGTGGTGGACCTGCTGAACGGTTTTGAGAGCAACCCCAAATTCGGCATCGTGTTCCAGGGTATGCAGCGCAAAGAGGCCGAGAACAAGGCTTCACCCTACACTTTCTCAGCCAGTGTGGGTGTGGCTGGAGCGGTCCCGGCTGGTGGCGACAGCATTTCACCGTCAGCAGTCGGCAGCAAAGCTGCCAACGCCGCCCCCGCAGCTCCAGCGCCGGCAGCCCCAGCGCCAGCCGCATCAACACCCGCAGCTGAAAGTGCGCCGGCCGCACCAGCGGGAGAGAACTGA
- a CDS encoding Hsp20/alpha crystallin family protein, with product MNEPTLARLQHLMTVREETEALGQGDARGFTPAADWLDEGASLTLLLDVPGVEADSLEMAEDGDHLTVAGVRASLPPEAGRLLQSERRAGAFTRSLTFPEPVVAGSGEASLNAGILRVRFAKQHPTIDATYRELDRPGDQTERENEQ from the coding sequence ATGAACGAACCCACCCTGGCGAGGTTGCAACACTTAATGACCGTACGCGAGGAAACGGAGGCCCTGGGACAGGGCGACGCACGCGGCTTTACCCCGGCGGCCGACTGGCTGGACGAAGGCGCCTCGCTGACCCTGCTGCTGGACGTTCCGGGCGTGGAGGCAGACAGCCTGGAAATGGCAGAGGACGGTGACCACCTGACCGTGGCGGGCGTGCGGGCCAGCCTGCCGCCGGAAGCGGGCCGACTGCTGCAGTCCGAGCGCCGCGCCGGCGCGTTCACCCGGTCGCTGACCTTCCCCGAGCCGGTGGTGGCCGGCAGCGGTGAGGCCAGCCTGAATGCCGGGATTCTGCGGGTGCGCTTTGCCAAACAGCATCCCACCATCGATGCCACCTACCGCGAGCTGGACCGCCCCGGCGACCAGACAGAAAGAGAGAACGAGCAATGA
- a CDS encoding DUF1028 domain-containing protein — MTFSIVGRDSETGDLGVAVASKFLAVGAVVPYVRFGAGAVATQSYANPTFGPRGLELLQQGLSPEQVAACFEESDPDFAQRQFGLVSASGHSLSFTGSECHSWAGGLSGPDYAIQGNILAGAEVVQAMLESWQASAGQPLPRRLLGALQAGDRAGAHQRGRQSAALVCAGQGRGYAGLSDDWLNLRADDHADPCSELERLLDIHDLLFGRPEETRPLTPEELTWLRGLLQREGYAQELPAGAWDPQTEQATWDLYGSENLEERWAAGGHFDLRALDYLRGKFGA; from the coding sequence ATGACTTTTTCCATTGTGGGACGCGATTCCGAAACCGGTGACCTGGGCGTGGCGGTCGCCAGCAAATTCCTGGCGGTGGGCGCGGTGGTGCCTTACGTGCGCTTTGGCGCCGGGGCGGTCGCCACCCAGAGCTATGCCAACCCCACTTTCGGCCCTCGTGGGCTGGAGCTGTTGCAGCAGGGCCTCAGCCCCGAGCAGGTGGCGGCCTGCTTTGAGGAAAGTGACCCCGACTTTGCCCAGCGGCAGTTCGGGCTGGTCAGCGCCAGCGGGCACAGCCTGAGCTTTACCGGCAGCGAGTGCCACAGCTGGGCCGGCGGGTTGAGCGGGCCCGACTACGCCATTCAGGGCAACATCCTGGCCGGCGCCGAGGTGGTGCAGGCCATGCTGGAATCCTGGCAGGCCTCAGCCGGTCAGCCGCTGCCCCGGCGTCTGCTGGGCGCCCTGCAAGCCGGCGACCGGGCCGGCGCACACCAGCGCGGCCGGCAATCAGCCGCGCTGGTGTGCGCCGGACAGGGCCGCGGTTACGCTGGCCTGAGCGACGACTGGCTGAACCTGCGGGCCGACGACCATGCCGACCCCTGCAGCGAGCTGGAGCGGCTGCTGGACATCCACGATCTGCTGTTCGGCCGGCCCGAGGAAACCCGGCCGCTGACCCCGGAGGAACTGACCTGGCTGCGCGGCCTCCTGCAGCGTGAAGGCTACGCGCAGGAGCTGCCGGCCGGCGCCTGGGACCCCCAGACCGAGCAGGCCACCTGGGACCTCTACGGCAGCGAAAATCTGGAAGAGCGCTGGGCCGCCGGTGGTCACTTTGACCTCAGAGCGCTGGATTACCTGCGCGGCAAGTTCGGAGCCTGA
- a CDS encoding RNA-binding S4 domain-containing protein, with amino-acid sequence MNEEIRGPRDYGEMDSMDLQDFLKVEGLVETGGEAKFRIQGGEVRLNGEVETRRRRKVQRGDVVEIYGERVEVNW; translated from the coding sequence ATGAACGAAGAAATCCGCGGCCCCCGCGATTACGGGGAAATGGACAGCATGGACCTGCAGGACTTTCTGAAGGTCGAGGGCCTGGTCGAGACTGGCGGCGAGGCCAAATTCCGCATTCAGGGCGGTGAGGTGCGGCTGAACGGCGAGGTGGAAACCCGCCGCCGCCGCAAGGTGCAGCGCGGCGACGTGGTGGAAATCTACGGCGAACGCGTCGAGGTGAACTGGTGA